Genomic segment of Shewanella sp. OMA3-2:
ACAACCCAAATTAGGGACTATTACGTCTACTTTTATTGACTGTTGTGATAGCTACGATAACGACTAACGACATAATAATAACGATACTAGAATAAAAATAATAACAAGGATCACCATGTCTCAAACGACACCTTCACAACATAAGCAGCCTAGTTTGCTTGATGCGCTTATTCCGATCGTGGCATTAATTTTGATGCTGGCCGCTGCGGTATATCTTTTTTCATCAGATAGTTCATCGGGTGCCAACCAAATAGCCTTGGTATTAGCGGCTTGTATTGCCATGGTGATTGGCTATAAAAATGGTTATAGCTGGAACCAAATGGAGCGCGGTATTGTAAAAAGTATCGGTGTGGCAACAGGAGCATTATTAATTCTGTTTAGTGTAGGTTCCCTTATCGGCACCTGGATTTTAGCCGGTACTGTCCCGACAATGATTTATTACGGTATGCAAATTCTTAATCCACAGTATTTCTACAGTGCCTGTTGTGTATTATGTGCAATCGTTGCCATTAGCATTGGCAGCTCGTGGACAGTGGCGGGGACATTAGGTATTGCACTTATTGGTATATCCTCAGCTATGGGGCTAGATGTAAATATCACCGCTGGCGCTATTATCAGTGGCGCCTATTTTGGCGATAAAATGTCGCCAATGTCTGACACCACCAACCTTGCTCCAGCCGTTGCCGGAACCGATATTTTTAGCCACATAAAACATATGACCTGGACCACGGTTCCTAGCATTGTTATTGCCTTAATAGGCTTTACTTTTTTAGGCTTAACCGCTGAAGCCACACCTGTTGAAAATCAATTAACTAATAGTTTAGCCTTACTAGAGCGCACCTTTAATCCTGGAGTTCACTTATTAATCCCACTTTTAGTGGTGTTGTACTTGGCTAATCGTAAAATGCCTGCCTTCCCAACCGTTATTTTAGGTACCCTTGCCGGCGCAATATGTGCGGCAATATTTCAATTTGATAATGTAATAGCCTACGTACATGATGACGCCATACCACCGTTACTGGCATTAGTAAAAGGCATCTGGATTGCTATGTTTGATGGCTATGTGGCCAATACGGGTGATGCGGTATTAGATAACTTATTAAGCCGTGGCGGCATGAGCAGCATGGTAACCACCGTCTGGTTAATTCTGTGCGCCATGGCGTTTGGCGGCGTGATGGAGGTGACTGGTCTACTGGGACGTATTTTACAAAGCATATTAACTTTAGTGACAGGTACTTCTAGCCTTATTATTACCACGCTAGGGGTATGTATTGGTGCCAATGTGATCACCGCCGATCAATATATTGCTATCGTATTACCGGGCAGAATGCTTAAAGTGGAATACACTAATCGAAAATTAGCCGCGGTGAATTTAAGCCGTGCCCTTGAAGATTCTGCAACTGTCACTAGCCCACTTGTTCCCTGGAATACCTGTGGTGCCTTTATGGCGAGTACCTTAGGCGTGACAACCGTGGCTTATTTACCTTATGCATTCTTTAACTTAGTTTGCCCATTAATTAGCGCATCATATGCTTATTTCAATTTCAAAATTGAACCGCTAGATGAGCGTTTGGTCAGTGACGGTACCGTGGTAGGCTAATTCGATTTAACAATAAAAACCGCGTTAACCAAAACGGTCTTTTAACCAACCATAATGATAATAGCCCCATTGCCCAAGTCGTTTGATTTGGGCAAAAGGTAAAATAGACGCAGGTTGCGGCGGTAACGGTTGACGATATAAAGGTAAATTGGGTGTTTGCTGCCCAGCAATACTTTGGGCTAATCGATAGGCAGCTTGGCTACTAAAAGACACCCCCGCACCACAATAACCTAAACTATAACCCACACCATTTTCAGTGAACACATGCGGCATGTCATCAAATGATGCCGCTATCCAACCAGTCCAATTGTAAGCGACCTTTTTATTACTCAAACTAGGGAAGCACTTATCAAGTGCCATTTTCAAGCGCTGACCATAAATCGGCTTAGCGCCATCTTTACCCCAAACGGCACCACGACCACCAAACAACAGCCTGTTGTCAGGTAATAATCGATAGTAATATTTTAAAATCCGCGTATCCATAGTCACTTGAGAGGTATAAATACCTGCTTGTTGTAACTCATCGGCGGTAAGTGGCTCAGTCACAATAACATTACTGAGTATTGGCAAATATTTATTATCGATAACCGGTGAGAATTGCTTGGGTGTATAAGCATTACCGGCACAAATCACCTTGTTGGCAAGTAACTCACCAGACTCGGTTATTAAGCGATGCTTGCTGCCTTCTTGCTGCCAGTCAAGTACGCAAGACTGTTCAGATATTGGCACTTTGGCTTGCTCAACTATTCCTTTATAACCCAGTAGTAATTTTAGTGGGTTAATCCCAAAACCATCATTAAGTCGCAGCGCACCATAGGCTTGCTGGTGATTCATGTATTGCTGGCAAAAAGTGTTACGGTCAATGAACTCTGCGCCGTCACCAAAGTGCTGTTGAATGAATCCCGCTGTTGCTTGCAGTTGCGCTAATGCTTTTGGGTTGTGAGCGACTTTTAAGTAACCCGTATCCTGCACATCACAGTTAATCTGATGCTGCTTAATTAATCCTGCAACGCGCTCAACCGCCTCGGTAAACTCACCATAAATACCCTTAGCCGTGTCCAAATCCCATCGTTGCGCCATTGCGCTGTAACCTAATCGACCAGAGCCTTTTAAGACAAATCCTGCATTACGCGCACTGGCACCAAAGCCAACTTGATTAGCCTCTAGCACATGACAATCAATATTAAATTCAGTCGCCAGATAGTAAGCGGTGAGCAATCCTGTATAACCGCCACCAATAATAGCTACATCGGTTTGATGAGTCCCTTTTAAAGGCGCATTGGTTGTGGGTAATGCAATGGTGCTAGCCCAATAACTATTGGGTAAAGGTTGGTTTGCAGCATGGGTATTAATCAGAGGATCATACATAGTGGTAGCGTCTTATTATTAGAGATAATGAAAAAGTGAATATAATTATTTACAGGCTCTTGAAAACGCTAAAAAACCAATAGCATTTCACAGGCAACACAATGACAATCCTCACCGCATAACACACACATATATTCTTCACCCATATGCCTTTGATGCCAACGCTGTGGATGTAACTTAATCAGCTTACCGCCCGCCTTGGTAAAATAGCGCACCGCGGCATTATTAGGGCTTTGTTGCCATAAGTGGCTTACACCCGCTTTAGCACCTTGTGCTATAACCGCTTGCTTAGAAACCTGTAAAAGCAGTCCCCCTAATCCTTTACCTCTGCCATGCTCAGCAATGGTATTAGATTTAAAGTAACACACATCATTAAAGTCAAAGCCCCACTTTTTAACACTGCACCATTGATCTTGTTGCCACTTACCCGCTGCATAGGTTAATCGAAAACCGACCAATTCATCATCTTCAATGGCAACAAAATTGGCATTAATGCCATTTTTTATGCCTTGGTGATAAATGGCTGTCAGCTCATCAATATCCATATAGCCCTGACCATGAACTTGTTCACCTAATTCTAGTACTGCTTTAAAATCATCTTGTTGTAATTCTCTTATCATATTATTGATGCTTTTATTGTTATTGTTATTGTTATTGTTTTCAACATTGAAATGACACACCTAAGCTCAATTTAGCACATCAAAAACGCACAAAGCCAACGATGTTCATCTGTTGTGACCATTAAGCCATAAACTGGTGAAATCCCTTTGTCATAATGATTGCAATTACACGCTCGATTATAAAATAACCATCTGTTAGCTAGGATCTAATCGCACACAATGAATCGCATTTAGTCTATGCAATAAGCAGGGTGAGATTCCACTTTGCCGATATATATTTGCTTATACAACAGATAATTATTGAGTGCTAAAGTTGTTGAGCACTAAACAAGCGAACATGGCTCTGTGATATATCGATTGATTTACTTACCACACATAGCGCTTACCCCGCCCGACTTTTAGGACAACGCATTAGTCAGTATAAAAATCTGTTATTGATGAAAGATTTTATCCTTTCAACCTGTCTATACTGATCAGATAACCACATTAGGAATAATACAAATGGCTACTCGTCGATATCAAACACTGTCAAAAATCTGTTTACTTTCTAGTCTTTCAATTTTATCAACTTCACTTTATGCATCAGATAAAACGATGCAAGAAATAGTTGATGCTGTAAATGGCACACCTGATTTGGCGAGTCGAGAAGCGGGTAAAAAAGTAAAACTTCGCAATCACGCCAAAGGATTTTGTACCTCGGGCTACTTCACACCTAATCCTCAATTAAATGAACAATTGGCTATTCCTTTCTTCAATCAGTCAAAGATTGATGTCACGGCACGTTTTTCAATGGGTGGCACAAATCCACATGCTTCTGATAAGACGGCCGGCCGCTTTATGTCGCTAAAAATTGAGGGGGATAAAGAGAATCTCAATTTTGTCACCACCAACTCACCAGTATTTTTTG
This window contains:
- the nhaC gene encoding Na+/H+ antiporter NhaC; its protein translation is MSQTTPSQHKQPSLLDALIPIVALILMLAAAVYLFSSDSSSGANQIALVLAACIAMVIGYKNGYSWNQMERGIVKSIGVATGALLILFSVGSLIGTWILAGTVPTMIYYGMQILNPQYFYSACCVLCAIVAISIGSSWTVAGTLGIALIGISSAMGLDVNITAGAIISGAYFGDKMSPMSDTTNLAPAVAGTDIFSHIKHMTWTTVPSIVIALIGFTFLGLTAEATPVENQLTNSLALLERTFNPGVHLLIPLLVVLYLANRKMPAFPTVILGTLAGAICAAIFQFDNVIAYVHDDAIPPLLALVKGIWIAMFDGYVANTGDAVLDNLLSRGGMSSMVTTVWLILCAMAFGGVMEVTGLLGRILQSILTLVTGTSSLIITTLGVCIGANVITADQYIAIVLPGRMLKVEYTNRKLAAVNLSRALEDSATVTSPLVPWNTCGAFMASTLGVTTVAYLPYAFFNLVCPLISASYAYFNFKIEPLDERLVSDGTVVG
- a CDS encoding NAD(P)/FAD-dependent oxidoreductase; its protein translation is MYDPLINTHAANQPLPNSYWASTIALPTTNAPLKGTHQTDVAIIGGGYTGLLTAYYLATEFNIDCHVLEANQVGFGASARNAGFVLKGSGRLGYSAMAQRWDLDTAKGIYGEFTEAVERVAGLIKQHQINCDVQDTGYLKVAHNPKALAQLQATAGFIQQHFGDGAEFIDRNTFCQQYMNHQQAYGALRLNDGFGINPLKLLLGYKGIVEQAKVPISEQSCVLDWQQEGSKHRLITESGELLANKVICAGNAYTPKQFSPVIDNKYLPILSNVIVTEPLTADELQQAGIYTSQVTMDTRILKYYYRLLPDNRLLFGGRGAVWGKDGAKPIYGQRLKMALDKCFPSLSNKKVAYNWTGWIAASFDDMPHVFTENGVGYSLGYCGAGVSFSSQAAYRLAQSIAGQQTPNLPLYRQPLPPQPASILPFAQIKRLGQWGYYHYGWLKDRFG
- a CDS encoding GNAT family N-acetyltransferase encodes the protein MIRELQQDDFKAVLELGEQVHGQGYMDIDELTAIYHQGIKNGINANFVAIEDDELVGFRLTYAAGKWQQDQWCSVKKWGFDFNDVCYFKSNTIAEHGRGKGLGGLLLQVSKQAVIAQGAKAGVSHLWQQSPNNAAVRYFTKAGGKLIKLHPQRWHQRHMGEEYMCVLCGEDCHCVACEMLLVF